The nucleotide window AATCATATTTTCGACCTGCCGCTGGATCACACCGAGCTTTCGTCTTTCTTCGGATGAAATATCATTCTCGAGAAGGAGCTGGACCGACGCGTAGATTGCGTTCAGGGGACTTCCGACTTCATGTGCAAGTTTTGTTGCGAGCTTCCCGAGCGCCGCCTGTGATTCGAATGACCGAAGTCGTTCCTGAAGTGAAATTATCTCCGTCGTCTTCTGTTTCAGTTCGTTCGTAGCAAGTTCAATCTCTTTCTGAAGCCTGATGTTATATTCTTCTTTTTCAAGCATCTTAGTCCGGTTTATCTCGTGGGCTTTCTTGAGATCTCCGATCATATTGTTGAAGATTCTTGAGATTGTCTTGAACTCCTCTCCGGAGGAGGGAATGAATCGCGCGTCCATGTTGCCGCCCGCTACGTCGCGCATCGCCCCGGCAAGGTCTCCAAACGGCTTCAGGAAAGTGAGTCTCATGGCGAAAAGCAAAAGTATCGAAGCGAGCACACTCACAAGGAGCGTTATGATCGCACCCGTCTCCTGATTTCGTCTTACCACCTGCCTCACCTTGCTCAATGTGATTTCAGTAAGCGCGTATCCCCAGATCTGATCTTTACCGAACCGCAGAATCGAGTACGAGAATAGAGAACTCCCGGTTCTGACCGCCGATAGCGGAGGTTTTACATTTCCGCTCTTGAGAAAAGTCGTCCGGAGAAATTCCAACTCCGCTTTCGTGAGTGTCCGTCCCGCGTTGGCTGCAAGAACTATTGAATCCGGTCCGACTTTCTTGAAAAATCCGATGAACTCTGCGTCGGGAAGCAGCCTGAGAGCGAGTCGTGCGTTGGCGGTAAGAATGGACGGCTCTACTTCTGTAGATGTGCTTGTGGCCAGATTAAATTCAGCCGCGATGAGCTCGGCGCTGTCCTCCGCGTCAAGGAACAACATTCGCTCGGTTGTAACCGAGTTGAAATAAGTTATCAGGAGCCCCGCCGCGAAAAGTATAAGCACCACCAGGGCGGTGAGTCTTGTTCGTAAGGAAAACGCCGGTATTTGTAGTCTCACGTGAAAAATATACTTTTCAATGCGGTCGAGTTCAAGCTTTCATAGTCAATGTGACCACTCGTCTCGCGAGCTATCGAGCGAACGTGAAAGTGGGGAAGATTGTTTGTATTAGTTAAATTGAAACAAAGTTGAGGTTGATAGAGAGTACCACGATGCCTAATGCGCGGAAAACCCGTATTGATGCCGGATCCGGTCATCACGAGCTTCAAGTCGAAAGGCCCACCGGTTATCTCACGTTGACGGGGGTAAGAACGCACAATTTGAAGAACTTGAACGTCCGTATCCCGAAGGGAAAGATTACCGTTATGACAGGACCGTCCGGCAGCGGGAAATCAAGTCTGGCGTTCGATACAATTTATGCTGAAGGACAGCGCAGGTACATTGAAAGCCTTTCTGCGTATGTGCGGCAATTCCTGGAAAGGATGGAGAAGCCCGACGTCGATTCAGTACAGGGAATTGCCCCGACTGTCGCTATTGAGCAACGGCGGCTTTCACGAAATCCCAGATCGACTGTTGCTACGATGACGGAAATTTACGACTACCTCAGACTTCTCTTCGGCCGAGCGGGAACAGTCGTCTGCTCGAATTGTCACATACCCGTGGTCAAATACACACCACAATTGATACTCAATGCTATTGATAACTCCCTCAGGAATAAAAAGATATATTTGTTCTTTGG belongs to Candidatus Kryptoniota bacterium and includes:
- a CDS encoding ATP-binding protein — protein: MRLQIPAFSLRTRLTALVVLILFAAGLLITYFNSVTTERMLFLDAEDSAELIAAEFNLATSTSTEVEPSILTANARLALRLLPDAEFIGFFKKVGPDSIVLAANAGRTLTKAELEFLRTTFLKSGNVKPPLSAVRTGSSLFSYSILRFGKDQIWGYALTEITLSKVRQVVRRNQETGAIITLLVSVLASILLLFAMRLTFLKPFGDLAGAMRDVAGGNMDARFIPSSGEEFKTISRIFNNMIGDLKKAHEINRTKMLEKEEYNIRLQKEIELATNELKQKTTEIISLQERLRSFESQAALGKLATKLAHEVGSPLNAIYASVQLLLENDISSEERRKLGVIQRQVENMISIINRALQARKIAVPAKIKSPVRSLIDEVKSVMESKLRETSIRLDVRLDTPELVLNADPVQIQQVLINLINNSIEAITAKRRNGRQETIGLRVYEEKAQGGSQIRIDVEDNGGGVSQDIVGQLFVDFINSKKPNGNGIGLVICKEIVESHGGKIFLARTSETGSTFSVLLPGGANEG